In one Vibrio sp. VB16 genomic region, the following are encoded:
- a CDS encoding acetate kinase: MSKLVLVLNCGSSSLKFAIVDADNGNEHLTGLAECLHLPEARIKWKLDGKHEAQLGDCAAHDEALSFIVDTILASKPELSDALGAIGHRVVHGGEKFTKSVLVDDSVTQGIEDCSALAPLHNPAAIVGIKAAQKAFPALPMSVVFDTAYHQTMPEEAFLYALPYDLYTEHSIRRYGMHGTSHLYIAREAAERLGKPASELNIINCHLGNGASVCAIKDGKSVDTSMGLTPLEGLVMGTRCGDIDPAIIFHLHDTLGYSLDKINTMLTKESGLQGLTQVTSDCRYVEDNYLEKADAARAMGVFCHRLAKYIASYTATLDGRLDAIVFTGGIGENSSPIRELVLNRLGVFGIEVDSEKNLKARFGGEGVITTEESRIPAMVISTNEELIIAEDTARLAGL; encoded by the coding sequence ATGTCTAAGCTAGTTTTAGTTTTAAACTGCGGTAGTTCTTCTCTTAAATTTGCTATCGTTGATGCCGATAATGGTAACGAGCATTTAACCGGCCTTGCAGAATGCCTTCATCTTCCAGAAGCTCGTATTAAATGGAAGTTAGACGGTAAGCACGAAGCTCAACTTGGCGATTGTGCAGCACACGATGAAGCACTTTCATTTATCGTAGACACTATTCTTGCTTCTAAACCAGAACTTTCTGACGCTTTAGGTGCTATTGGCCACCGTGTTGTTCATGGTGGTGAGAAGTTTACGAAGTCTGTATTGGTTGACGATTCAGTTACCCAAGGTATTGAAGATTGTTCAGCCCTTGCTCCTCTTCATAACCCTGCGGCAATCGTAGGTATTAAAGCGGCGCAGAAAGCATTCCCTGCACTACCAATGTCAGTCGTATTCGATACGGCTTACCACCAGACAATGCCTGAAGAAGCATTTCTATATGCATTGCCTTATGACCTTTATACAGAACATAGTATCCGTCGTTATGGTATGCACGGAACATCACACCTATATATCGCTCGCGAAGCTGCCGAACGTTTAGGCAAGCCAGCCAGTGAACTTAACATCATCAACTGTCACCTAGGCAACGGCGCATCTGTGTGTGCCATCAAAGATGGTAAGTCAGTAGATACGTCTATGGGACTTACTCCTCTTGAAGGCCTTGTAATGGGCACACGTTGTGGCGATATCGACCCTGCGATCATTTTCCACTTGCATGACACACTTGGTTACTCTTTAGATAAAATCAATACGATGCTAACGAAAGAGTCTGGCCTACAAGGCCTAACACAAGTGACGTCTGACTGCCGCTATGTTGAAGACAACTATTTAGAAAAAGCAGATGCTGCACGCGCCATGGGTGTGTTCTGTCATCGTCTAGCGAAATACATTGCAAGTTACACTGCAACACTTGATGGCCGTTTGGACGCAATCGTCTTTACTGGTGGCATAGGTGAGAACTCTAGCCCAATACGTGAACTCGTCCTAAACCGTCTAGGCGTATTTGGTATTGAAGTAGATAGCGAGAAAAACCTTAAAGCACGCTTTGGCGGCGAAGGGGTTATCACTACTGAAGAAAGCCGTATTCCTGCGATGGTCATCTCTACAAATGAAGAGTTAATTATTGCTGAAGACACTGCGCGATTAGCAGGTCTTTAA
- the yfbV gene encoding terminus macrodomain insulation protein YfbV — MNTKPGLIHSLRSGQKYMDIWPMRKELSPIFPEHRIIKATRFGIKVMPAVAMISLLMQLSFQNMQAMPQAVVVALFAISLPLQGIWWLGNRSNTKLPPALAGWYRELHQKIQESGFALEPVKAKPRYKELAVLLNRAFRQLDKTALERWF, encoded by the coding sequence ATGAATACGAAACCTGGACTAATCCATAGCCTAAGAAGCGGGCAAAAATATATGGATATCTGGCCGATGCGAAAGGAGTTATCGCCCATTTTTCCAGAACACCGCATTATTAAAGCGACACGCTTTGGTATTAAAGTGATGCCGGCGGTAGCGATGATCAGCCTACTTATGCAGTTGAGCTTTCAAAACATGCAAGCAATGCCACAGGCCGTTGTTGTCGCACTATTTGCGATCAGTTTACCTTTACAAGGTATATGGTGGTTAGGTAATCGCTCCAATACCAAACTTCCACCAGCACTTGCAGGATGGTATCGAGAGCTTCATCAAAAAATTCAAGAGTCGGGGTTCGCATTAGAACCTGTCAAGGCTAAGCCCCGTTATAAAGAACTTGCCGTACTTTTAAATCGTGCATTTAGGCAACTGGACAAGACAGCACTTGAGCGTTGGTTTTAA
- the dusC gene encoding tRNA dihydrouridine(16) synthase DusC, with protein sequence MRVILGPMEGVLDHLMREMLTDINDYDLCVTEFVRVINRKLPEHVFTRLCPELETDSSTKSGTPIHIQLLGQEPNWMAENAVQAESLGARGIDLNFGCPARLVNRSRGGAALLKDPEQIYKIVKACREAVSNTIPVSAKIRLGWENPEDCFEIVDAIEQAGANEVTIHARTKMGGYKASEIKWDYIKQVKERSTIPIIANGEIWNYQDGQDCIETTGIDSLMVCRGAFNIPNLGNVVKFNHQPMSWEEVVTLLLKYSQYEMKGDKGLYYPNRVKQWLSYLRNEYDQADTLFREVRTFKTASPIISCIEKYQSELG encoded by the coding sequence ATGCGTGTAATTCTGGGCCCTATGGAGGGCGTACTAGACCATTTAATGCGAGAGATGCTGACAGATATCAATGATTATGATCTCTGCGTTACGGAGTTTGTTCGTGTTATTAATCGAAAACTCCCTGAACACGTATTTACTCGCTTGTGTCCAGAACTAGAAACCGATTCATCGACAAAATCTGGCACTCCAATCCATATCCAGTTACTTGGCCAAGAACCCAATTGGATGGCAGAAAATGCGGTTCAAGCTGAAAGCTTGGGGGCAAGAGGCATTGACCTAAATTTTGGTTGCCCTGCTAGATTAGTCAATCGAAGCAGAGGCGGCGCGGCACTTCTCAAAGATCCAGAACAGATCTATAAAATAGTGAAGGCGTGTCGCGAGGCAGTATCGAATACCATTCCTGTCAGTGCCAAAATTCGGCTTGGTTGGGAAAACCCAGAGGATTGCTTTGAAATTGTTGATGCTATTGAACAAGCAGGCGCAAACGAAGTGACCATTCATGCCCGTACCAAAATGGGTGGCTATAAGGCCAGTGAGATAAAATGGGACTACATTAAGCAAGTCAAAGAACGAAGTACGATCCCTATCATCGCTAACGGTGAGATCTGGAACTATCAAGACGGTCAAGATTGTATTGAAACGACCGGTATAGATTCGCTGATGGTATGCCGTGGAGCATTTAACATCCCTAATCTAGGCAACGTGGTTAAATTCAATCATCAACCAATGTCATGGGAAGAGGTAGTGACGCTACTACTCAAATATTCTCAGTATGAAATGAAGGGCGACAAAGGCCTCTACTATCCAAATAGGGTTAAACAATGGCTCAGTTATCTTCGCAATGAATATGACCAAGCCGATACCTTATTTAGAGAAGTGAGAACCTTTAAGACCGCCTCTCCTATCATTTCTTGTATCGAAAAGTACCAATCTGAATTAGGTTAG
- the malZ gene encoding maltodextrin glucosidase, with the protein MNPPYLCHVQTTDGLLFKNGLPFKNSALVVTLKTEDLLFDKVQVRHEPDNEESLVEMKPVGKEGRLALWQASIPINSDRDTTHYVFKLILGNNQFWLDARGGQSRIPSKEYHFKYNVNHQPPEWVSEQIFYQIFPDRFCNGNPKISVKSGDYQIRGGTVDVVAKTWGSEIGRYQRASSVEFYGGDLQGIKDKLDYLQDLGVTSLYLNPIFQSNSNHKYDTTDYLNVDPHLGTNQDFADLSKDVHNRGMNIVLDAVFNHTSEEHPWFDKNGKYDVGAYHNVDSPYRHFYLFDGETTSYLGWKGVATLPVLNFENEEVRSYIYQSEQSVIKHWLRAPYAIDGWRFDVIHMLGEGDGAKNNEYYVRQFREAAKSVSSETYVLGEHFFEATQWLQGDQEDGSMNYFGFAHPIRALLAGLDIIYDPISLTPSGFAHWVKEANAKIPWANQLTQLNQLDSHDTTRFLTMLKGDEQKMRMAAVMLLTFVGTPCLYYGTEVGLEGEIDPDNRRCFPWERVATSSWLPFYKGLINARKENIEWQKGAFEILSHSNEHIVYARTLGAEVSIVALSFADNECTIPVWKLGIENAKAQCYFDDNPRAIKHGEFTLSMVQWQCEIIKVSSLT; encoded by the coding sequence ATGAATCCCCCCTATTTATGCCACGTTCAAACGACGGACGGGTTGCTTTTCAAAAACGGATTACCGTTCAAAAATAGTGCACTGGTTGTCACCCTAAAAACAGAAGATCTTCTATTCGATAAGGTCCAGGTTCGTCACGAACCGGATAACGAAGAATCTCTGGTTGAAATGAAGCCAGTGGGAAAAGAGGGGCGCTTGGCCTTATGGCAGGCCTCTATTCCAATCAATAGTGACCGAGACACGACCCACTATGTGTTCAAGTTAATCTTGGGTAACAATCAATTTTGGTTGGATGCAAGAGGGGGTCAAAGCCGGATCCCAAGCAAAGAATACCACTTCAAATATAACGTGAACCATCAACCCCCGGAGTGGGTATCCGAACAAATATTTTATCAAATATTTCCCGACCGTTTTTGTAATGGTAACCCGAAAATAAGCGTAAAAAGTGGTGACTATCAAATCCGAGGTGGGACGGTAGATGTGGTCGCGAAAACGTGGGGCAGTGAGATAGGGCGCTATCAGCGCGCTTCTAGCGTTGAGTTTTATGGTGGCGATTTGCAAGGAATAAAAGATAAATTGGATTACCTGCAAGACCTCGGGGTGACCTCGCTTTATCTCAATCCAATATTTCAATCAAATAGTAACCACAAATACGACACGACAGATTACCTGAACGTTGATCCTCATCTAGGAACTAATCAGGATTTTGCCGACTTAAGTAAGGATGTTCATAATAGGGGTATGAACATCGTCCTAGATGCGGTATTCAATCACACATCTGAAGAACACCCTTGGTTTGACAAAAATGGCAAGTACGACGTTGGTGCCTACCACAACGTCGATTCTCCGTATCGACATTTCTATCTATTTGATGGTGAAACAACAAGTTACCTTGGTTGGAAAGGGGTGGCGACACTACCAGTACTGAACTTCGAAAATGAAGAGGTCAGAAGCTACATTTATCAATCTGAACAGTCGGTGATTAAACACTGGTTGCGCGCCCCTTATGCGATAGATGGGTGGCGATTTGATGTGATTCATATGCTTGGTGAAGGCGATGGCGCAAAGAATAACGAATACTACGTTCGTCAGTTTCGTGAAGCGGCTAAGTCTGTCTCTTCAGAGACCTACGTGTTAGGTGAGCATTTCTTTGAGGCAACACAGTGGCTTCAAGGGGATCAAGAAGATGGGTCGATGAATTACTTTGGCTTTGCTCATCCTATTCGAGCCTTGCTTGCCGGGTTAGATATCATCTACGATCCTATTTCATTGACGCCGTCCGGTTTTGCTCATTGGGTAAAAGAGGCGAATGCGAAGATACCTTGGGCCAATCAACTTACACAGCTCAATCAACTGGACAGCCATGATACGACACGTTTCTTAACCATGTTGAAAGGTGACGAGCAAAAGATGCGAATGGCAGCGGTTATGCTACTCACATTTGTTGGAACCCCATGCTTGTATTATGGAACAGAAGTGGGTTTAGAAGGCGAAATCGATCCAGATAACCGTCGGTGTTTTCCATGGGAACGCGTCGCAACGTCTAGCTGGTTACCATTCTATAAAGGACTGATTAATGCTCGTAAAGAGAATATAGAGTGGCAGAAAGGTGCATTTGAGATATTAAGCCACTCGAATGAGCATATCGTTTATGCGCGCACGCTTGGTGCAGAGGTTTCCATTGTTGCTCTGAGCTTTGCTGACAATGAGTGCACGATACCCGTTTGGAAATTGGGAATCGAAAACGCGAAAGCGCAGTGCTATTTTGACGATAACCCGCGCGCGATTAAACACGGCGAGTTTACGCTCTCTATGGTTCAGTGGCAGTGTGAAATAATAAAGGTGTCGTCGCTAACCTAA
- a CDS encoding ABC transporter substrate-binding protein → MKASQIIATAVITGAALLASTGVIAKTARIAVSQIVEHPALDATRQGLLDGLKAKGYKEGKNLEFDFKTAQGNPAIAVQIARQFVGDRPDVLVGIATPSAQALAAATRDLPIVFTAVTDPVGAKLVSNEEKPGKNITGLSDLSPIAQHVALIKELLPNAKTVGVVYNPGESNSVSLMKLLKESLEANGLELVEATALKSADVQSATQAISAKSDVLYAMIDNTVASAIEGMTIAANQANTPVFGATTTYIEGGAFAALGFDYYQIGVQTADYVVAILEGAKPGDLPVKVAKGSDLIVNKTAADKLGITIPQTVLDRATEIK, encoded by the coding sequence ATGAAGGCAAGTCAAATTATTGCTACTGCGGTTATTACCGGAGCAGCGCTACTCGCTTCTACAGGTGTTATTGCGAAAACAGCTAGAATTGCTGTTTCTCAAATTGTTGAGCATCCAGCACTGGATGCCACTCGCCAAGGTCTTTTGGATGGACTAAAAGCGAAAGGGTATAAAGAAGGAAAAAATCTCGAGTTCGATTTTAAAACGGCGCAAGGTAACCCAGCTATTGCGGTTCAAATTGCTCGCCAATTTGTTGGTGATCGTCCAGATGTATTAGTTGGTATTGCGACGCCATCGGCTCAAGCGCTTGCAGCGGCAACGCGTGATCTTCCCATCGTATTTACAGCGGTGACGGATCCGGTTGGTGCCAAACTCGTAAGCAACGAAGAAAAACCAGGTAAAAATATTACTGGCCTTTCTGACCTGTCTCCAATTGCACAACACGTAGCATTAATCAAAGAATTGCTTCCAAATGCGAAAACAGTCGGTGTGGTTTATAATCCCGGTGAATCTAACTCTGTAAGCTTAATGAAATTGCTAAAAGAAAGTCTAGAGGCAAATGGGCTAGAGCTTGTAGAAGCAACGGCACTTAAGAGTGCAGATGTGCAGAGTGCGACTCAAGCTATCTCGGCTAAATCTGACGTTCTTTATGCGATGATTGATAATACAGTAGCAAGTGCTATTGAAGGCATGACGATTGCGGCTAATCAAGCGAACACGCCAGTATTTGGCGCAACAACAACTTATATTGAAGGCGGTGCTTTCGCAGCGTTAGGTTTCGACTACTACCAAATTGGTGTGCAAACGGCGGATTATGTTGTTGCCATTCTTGAAGGTGCAAAGCCGGGTGACCTTCCAGTGAAAGTTGCTAAAGGTTCTGACCTTATCGTGAATAAAACAGCAGCGGATAAACTTGGTATTACTATTCCACAAACTGTTCTAGACCGCGCGACGGAAATTAAGTAA
- the pta gene encoding phosphate acetyltransferase, with translation MSRTIMLVPISAGVGLTSVSLGVIRTMERKGVNVAFFKPIAQPRHGGNQPDLTSSIINANSNVQTSQPIPMHDAESLIGNEKMDVLLETIVGRYNDLSDADVILIEGLVPTRKHPFANQVNQEVAKTLGAEIVFVATPGTYNASQLRERIELAVSNFGGTKNKSISGVIVNKLNAPVDDAGRTRPDLSEIFDEADAAKQANIKTMEIISTSPIRVLGCVPWSIDLIATRAIDMAKHLDAEIVHEGDMYNRRIKSITFCARSVPHMIEHFKPGSLLVTSADRPDVIVAAALAAMNGVEIGALLLTGGYDLPEQIVKLCRRAFDTGLPIFKAQGNTWQTSLNLQSFSLEVPADDKDRIEFVNEHVASHIDGPWIDSLTEGTQGIRRLSPPAFRYQLTEFARRAAKRIVLPEGDEPRTVKAAAICAERGIATCVLLGNPKEIRHVAEQQGVELGAGVEIIDTDAVREKYVARLVELRSKKGMTEVVARAKLEDSVFLGTMMLENNEVDGLVSGAVHTTANTIVPPFQIIKTAPDASIVSSVFFMLLPDQVLVYGDCAINPDPTAEQLAEIAIQSADSARAFGIDPRVAMISYSTGESGKGADVDKVREATKLAQAKRPDLVIDGPLQYDAAIMENVAASKAPDSPVAGKATVFVFPDLNTGNTTYKAVQRSADLVSIGPMLQGMRKPVNDLSRGALVDDIVYTIALTAIQADQADQAEKVIQAEKA, from the coding sequence ATGTCCCGTACTATTATGCTTGTACCTATTAGCGCTGGAGTAGGTCTTACCAGTGTTAGCTTAGGTGTCATCCGCACAATGGAGCGTAAAGGTGTAAATGTTGCGTTCTTTAAGCCGATTGCTCAACCACGTCACGGTGGTAACCAACCCGACCTAACGTCATCAATTATCAATGCTAACAGCAATGTCCAAACGTCTCAGCCGATCCCTATGCATGATGCTGAGTCTCTTATCGGTAACGAAAAGATGGACGTTTTACTTGAAACGATCGTGGGTCGTTACAATGACTTAAGTGATGCTGATGTTATCTTGATTGAAGGGTTAGTTCCTACTCGCAAACACCCATTTGCGAACCAAGTAAACCAAGAAGTTGCAAAAACACTTGGTGCAGAGATTGTATTTGTTGCCACTCCAGGCACATACAATGCATCTCAACTTAGAGAGCGTATTGAATTAGCGGTTTCTAACTTTGGTGGTACGAAGAACAAGAGTATCTCTGGTGTTATCGTTAATAAACTTAATGCTCCTGTCGATGATGCAGGCCGAACCCGCCCTGACCTTTCAGAAATTTTTGATGAAGCAGATGCGGCTAAGCAAGCAAACATCAAAACGATGGAGATAATCAGCACCAGCCCAATTCGTGTTTTAGGTTGCGTTCCTTGGAGCATTGATCTTATTGCCACTCGTGCTATCGATATGGCGAAGCATCTTGATGCTGAGATCGTACACGAAGGTGATATGTACAATCGTCGTATCAAGAGCATAACTTTCTGTGCCCGTTCAGTTCCACATATGATTGAACACTTTAAACCCGGTTCATTACTCGTCACGTCCGCCGATAGACCCGATGTTATCGTTGCGGCTGCGCTTGCTGCAATGAATGGTGTTGAGATTGGTGCTTTACTACTGACTGGCGGCTATGACCTACCAGAACAAATCGTTAAGCTCTGTCGACGCGCATTTGATACTGGCCTGCCAATTTTTAAAGCACAAGGTAATACATGGCAAACATCGTTGAACCTACAAAGCTTTAGCTTAGAAGTTCCAGCAGATGATAAAGATCGTATTGAATTTGTAAATGAGCACGTTGCAAGCCACATTGATGGGCCTTGGATTGATTCGTTGACTGAAGGTACTCAGGGTATTCGTCGCCTAAGTCCACCAGCATTCCGTTATCAGCTGACAGAATTTGCACGCCGCGCCGCCAAGCGTATCGTTCTTCCTGAAGGTGATGAACCACGTACAGTAAAAGCAGCGGCTATTTGTGCTGAACGTGGCATCGCAACTTGCGTACTTCTTGGTAACCCTAAAGAGATCCGTCACGTTGCTGAACAACAAGGTGTAGAACTTGGTGCCGGTGTTGAGATTATCGACACAGACGCTGTACGCGAAAAATACGTTGCTCGTCTTGTAGAATTGCGTTCTAAGAAAGGCATGACCGAAGTTGTTGCACGAGCAAAACTGGAAGACTCTGTATTCTTGGGCACGATGATGCTAGAGAACAACGAAGTTGATGGCCTTGTATCTGGCGCTGTACACACAACAGCGAACACCATTGTTCCTCCATTCCAGATAATCAAAACCGCACCAGATGCTTCTATCGTGTCTTCCGTATTCTTTATGCTGCTGCCTGATCAGGTATTGGTTTATGGTGACTGTGCGATTAACCCAGATCCTACCGCTGAGCAACTGGCTGAAATTGCGATTCAATCTGCCGATTCTGCTAGGGCATTTGGTATTGACCCTCGCGTTGCTATGATTTCATACTCAACGGGTGAATCTGGCAAAGGCGCAGATGTAGATAAAGTTCGTGAAGCAACCAAACTGGCTCAGGCGAAACGTCCTGACCTCGTTATTGATGGTCCACTTCAGTATGACGCTGCAATCATGGAAAATGTCGCCGCTTCTAAAGCGCCAGATTCTCCTGTCGCAGGTAAAGCAACTGTATTTGTATTCCCAGACCTCAATACTGGTAACACAACTTACAAGGCTGTACAGCGTTCTGCTGACCTAGTGTCTATCGGTCCAATGCTTCAAGGCATGCGTAAACCAGTCAATGACTTGTCTCGTGGTGCACTAGTAGACGACATCGTTTACACCATCGCACTAACGGCGATTCAGGCTGACCAAGCTGATCAAGCTGAGAAAGTCATTCAAGCTGAAAAAGCGTAG
- a CDS encoding Tim44 domain-containing protein, translated as MKRILAMVALIMFTVTTSPTAEAKRFGGGKSFGKMFKTAPATNKSQTNTSSVKKDQTQSPVGGKRGLMGGLMGGLLAGGLLAAFFGGAFEGIQFMDILIIGLVAFFVFKFLRAMLGAKAGSMNQQVYSGADNHYQKEQPIHQSFEQAQPATGFGSAGHSDVPHNYPPGFDQAAFINGSREHYRILQGAWNHNELNTIEEYVSSSLFDDLKSERAKLEGDQHTDVMYVDAEIVRVNYDASKAQLSLQFSGRYRDSVEAIEEDITDIWHLERDLTVDNAPWLIVGIQA; from the coding sequence ATGAAACGTATCTTAGCTATGGTCGCACTCATCATGTTTACCGTGACCACGTCACCGACTGCCGAAGCCAAGCGATTTGGTGGTGGTAAGTCTTTCGGTAAGATGTTCAAGACAGCACCCGCGACAAACAAGAGTCAGACCAACACAAGTTCTGTCAAAAAAGATCAGACACAGAGTCCCGTTGGCGGCAAACGTGGTTTAATGGGTGGTTTGATGGGCGGTCTTCTTGCTGGTGGTCTATTAGCTGCATTCTTTGGTGGCGCATTTGAGGGTATCCAGTTTATGGATATCCTTATCATAGGGTTGGTCGCGTTCTTTGTCTTTAAGTTTTTACGTGCCATGTTGGGCGCAAAAGCTGGAAGCATGAATCAGCAAGTGTACTCTGGCGCTGACAATCACTACCAAAAAGAACAGCCTATTCATCAGAGTTTTGAACAAGCTCAACCTGCGACGGGTTTCGGGTCTGCAGGGCACAGCGATGTTCCGCATAATTACCCACCGGGATTTGATCAGGCAGCGTTTATTAATGGGTCTCGTGAGCATTATCGTATTCTTCAAGGTGCTTGGAATCATAATGAACTGAATACAATTGAAGAGTACGTGTCTTCAAGTTTGTTTGATGATTTGAAGTCGGAGAGAGCAAAACTTGAGGGTGATCAGCATACGGATGTTATGTATGTAGACGCGGAAATTGTTCGTGTAAATTACGATGCCTCTAAAGCGCAGCTTAGCCTTCAGTTCAGTGGTCGGTATCGGGACTCAGTGGAAGCGATTGAAGAAGATATCACGGATATTTGGCATTTAGAGCGCGATTTAACCGTAGATAATGCACCATGGCTTATCGTCGGTATACAAGCATAA
- a CDS encoding ABC transporter ATP-binding protein → MIHLEDIQVTFNPGTVLENKALRSVSVQVPEHQFLTVIGSNGAGKSTLLGAVTGETPMVGGKVRIDDLDVTRQSVDQRASQCARVFQDPLAGTCGDLTIEENMALAYMRGKRRGWHHSISSKRKKIFQERISILGLGLEDRLSDNIGLLSGGQRQAVSLVMATLSDSKLLLLDEHTAALDPRMAAFVLDLTKKVVKEFNLTVMMVTHSMKDALACGDRTIMLHQGKIVLDVEGVQRANMAVPDLLEMFSKVRGEELTDDSLLLS, encoded by the coding sequence ATGATTCATTTAGAAGATATTCAGGTTACCTTTAACCCTGGAACCGTTTTAGAAAACAAAGCGTTGAGAAGTGTCTCAGTTCAAGTGCCAGAACATCAGTTTTTGACGGTCATTGGCTCAAACGGTGCAGGAAAATCTACCTTGTTGGGTGCCGTTACGGGTGAAACACCAATGGTTGGCGGAAAGGTTCGTATCGATGATCTCGACGTGACTCGTCAATCCGTTGACCAACGAGCGAGCCAATGCGCGCGTGTATTTCAGGACCCACTTGCAGGCACCTGCGGTGATCTTACGATTGAAGAAAACATGGCTCTGGCTTATATGCGAGGAAAGCGCAGAGGATGGCATCATTCTATATCGTCTAAGCGTAAAAAAATATTCCAAGAACGTATTAGCATTTTAGGCCTAGGCCTAGAAGACAGGTTAAGCGATAACATTGGTTTGCTTTCCGGGGGGCAGCGTCAAGCGGTTAGCCTTGTGATGGCAACCCTTTCTGATAGCAAATTATTGTTGCTCGACGAGCACACCGCGGCGTTAGACCCAAGAATGGCGGCATTTGTTCTCGACCTAACCAAAAAAGTAGTGAAAGAATTTAACCTAACCGTCATGATGGTTACGCACTCAATGAAAGATGCATTAGCGTGTGGCGACAGAACCATTATGCTGCACCAAGGCAAGATTGTATTGGATGTCGAAGGCGTTCAACGGGCGAACATGGCCGTACCAGATTTATTGGAGATGTTCTCTAAAGTGCGGGGAGAAGAGTTGACAGATGACAGCTTATTGTTGAGCTGA
- a CDS encoding ABC transporter permease, with amino-acid sequence MSAFAFFGALEIGLIYGLVALGVYLTFRVLDFPDLTVDGSFPMGAAVAATGIVAGLDPWLSTFLAVIAASATGWVTAFLAVRCGILHLLASILTMIAAFSINIRIMGRPNIALLGSDTILTPFEAYGDSMYIRPLLVGTLVLLSAWFVVRLLNSDFGLGLRATGVNARMVKAQGGSTAFYTYFCLALSNGFVGFAGALFAQTNSFADVTSGTGTIVVGLAAVILGQTLIPGRKIWIAVTAVIVGSVLYRLAVAFALSSGMFGLQASDLNLVTAVLVAAALIAPKVKGNLKAKKALTPTEGVAAPKPDKESGDVV; translated from the coding sequence ATGTCTGCTTTTGCATTTTTTGGAGCACTAGAAATAGGGCTTATTTATGGTCTCGTTGCGTTAGGCGTTTATCTTACGTTTAGGGTACTAGACTTTCCTGATCTTACTGTGGATGGTAGTTTCCCTATGGGGGCTGCTGTGGCCGCGACAGGTATTGTTGCAGGACTAGACCCTTGGCTTTCTACATTTCTGGCCGTCATCGCGGCAAGTGCAACAGGGTGGGTGACGGCATTTTTAGCCGTACGCTGCGGTATTTTGCATCTGTTGGCTTCTATACTGACCATGATTGCAGCCTTCTCCATTAATATTCGAATAATGGGTCGACCAAACATCGCACTTTTGGGCTCGGATACTATTCTGACACCATTCGAAGCGTACGGGGACTCGATGTACATCCGACCTCTATTGGTTGGCACCTTGGTCCTTTTATCCGCTTGGTTTGTGGTTCGCCTTTTAAATAGTGATTTTGGTTTGGGGTTACGCGCAACCGGTGTGAATGCTCGTATGGTTAAAGCTCAGGGCGGAAGCACGGCTTTCTACACCTATTTCTGTTTAGCATTATCAAACGGCTTTGTGGGGTTTGCTGGCGCGTTATTTGCCCAAACCAACAGCTTTGCTGATGTAACTTCGGGTACAGGGACGATTGTTGTCGGGTTAGCGGCCGTTATTCTTGGGCAGACACTGATCCCAGGAAGAAAAATCTGGATAGCGGTCACGGCCGTCATTGTCGGTTCAGTTTTGTATCGACTTGCCGTCGCATTTGCGTTGAGTTCAGGTATGTTTGGCTTGCAAGCTTCTGACTTGAATTTAGTCACGGCAGTATTAGTCGCGGCAGCGTTGATCGCACCAAAAGTGAAAGGAAATCTAAAGGCAAAAAAGGCGCTAACGCCAACTGAGGGCGTTGCAGCACCCAAGCCAGACAAAGAATCAGGAGATGTCGTATGA